The following coding sequences lie in one Microbacterium sp. XT11 genomic window:
- a CDS encoding phosphoribosyltransferase produces the protein MERFRDREHAGRMLAARLAADPPADPVVLGLPRGGVPVAAPVARELDAPLDVLVVRKVGVPWHDEVAMGAVGESGATVRNEGVIAASGVDDDAFARAERRERAVVAERVVRLRGVRPPVDLRGRNVVIVDDGIATGATVRAACAVARARGAASVVVAVPVASPDAVAELERSSDADTVVCLDAPEGFMAVGMHYLDFRQVDDASVASLLAAHG, from the coding sequence GTGGAGAGGTTCCGAGACCGGGAGCATGCAGGACGGATGCTGGCCGCGCGCCTGGCCGCGGATCCGCCGGCCGACCCCGTGGTGCTGGGGCTTCCGCGAGGCGGCGTTCCCGTCGCGGCCCCGGTCGCTCGGGAGCTCGATGCTCCGCTCGACGTGCTCGTCGTGCGCAAGGTCGGCGTGCCCTGGCATGACGAGGTAGCGATGGGAGCGGTCGGCGAGTCCGGCGCGACCGTGCGGAACGAGGGGGTGATCGCCGCATCGGGAGTCGACGACGATGCCTTCGCCCGCGCGGAGCGGCGTGAGCGCGCCGTGGTCGCGGAGCGCGTGGTGCGCCTGCGGGGTGTCCGCCCGCCCGTCGACCTGAGGGGAAGGAACGTCGTTATCGTCGACGACGGCATCGCCACGGGGGCCACGGTGCGCGCGGCCTGTGCCGTCGCGCGCGCCCGCGGGGCGGCATCCGTCGTCGTCGCCGTCCCCGTCGCCTCGCCGGATGCCGTGGCGGAACTCGAACGGAGCAGCGACGCCGACACCGTCGTCTGCCTCGACGCCCCTGAGGGCTTCATGGCCGTCGGCATGCACTACCTCGACTTCCGGCAGGTCGACGACGCATCCGTCGCGTCTCTCCTCGCCGCGCACGGCTGA
- a CDS encoding MerR family transcriptional regulator, whose product MAERDSRTPVYGIAVAAQLSGVPEASLRLFEAKGLLTPARSEGGTRRYSDDDIARLRRVTDLREEGINIAGIRRVLDLEDENADLRERAAENGADADSPS is encoded by the coding sequence ATGGCCGAACGAGACTCTCGCACCCCCGTCTACGGGATCGCCGTCGCTGCACAGCTCAGCGGGGTGCCTGAGGCGAGTCTGCGGCTGTTCGAGGCCAAGGGGCTCCTCACGCCGGCGCGCAGCGAAGGGGGCACGCGCCGCTACAGCGATGACGACATCGCTCGACTGCGCCGCGTCACCGATCTGCGCGAGGAGGGCATCAACATCGCCGGCATCCGCCGTGTGCTCGACCTCGAAGACGAGAACGCCGACCTGCGCGAGCGGGCGGCTGAGAACGGGGCGGATGCCGACTCCCCGTCGTGA
- a CDS encoding Hsp20/alpha crystallin family protein has protein sequence MALSFDPFSQLDRFAASVLDSVRAPRLMPVDLFRDGDRYLLHADLPGVDPGSIDVDVDGSQLTIRAQRTADSREGVRWLARERGAGQFLRQFTLGDGVDVDNISASYESGVLSVIIPVSERAKPRKIEVETGEQRQAINA, from the coding sequence ATGGCGCTGTCATTCGATCCGTTCAGTCAGCTCGATCGGTTCGCCGCGAGCGTGCTGGACTCCGTTCGCGCACCACGGCTGATGCCGGTGGACCTGTTCCGCGACGGGGACCGGTACCTCCTGCACGCCGACCTCCCCGGTGTGGACCCGGGGTCGATCGACGTCGACGTCGACGGCTCGCAGCTCACGATCCGCGCGCAGCGCACGGCCGACAGCCGTGAGGGCGTGCGCTGGCTCGCCCGCGAGCGCGGCGCCGGCCAGTTCCTCCGCCAGTTCACCCTCGGCGACGGCGTGGATGTCGACAACATCAGCGCCTCGTACGAGAGCGGCGTGCTGTCGGTCATCATCCCGGTCAGCGAACGCGCGAAGCCGCGCAAGATCGAGGTCGAGACCGGCG